The following are encoded in a window of Carya illinoinensis cultivar Pawnee chromosome 15, C.illinoinensisPawnee_v1, whole genome shotgun sequence genomic DNA:
- the LOC122297536 gene encoding uncharacterized protein LOC122297536, with protein MDVEGKALKAGGWSSSTPTLASSRKRRKTCCLAVIGTTIGIVILIVILAFTVFKAKRPVTTFDDLSIKDLDFSFDIARLAVRLNVTLDVDVSVKNPNKVGFKYSNSTVILNYRGELVGEAPLLPDKISAGETKHMNLSLTVLADRLLFNTKLYSDVTSGILPFNTYIKLPGKVKILFFNIHATTSSSCDFDIYISNRTISEQRCKYKTKF; from the coding sequence ATGGATGTTGAAGGAAAAGCTTTGAAGGCAGGTGGTTGGAGTTCGAGTACTCCAACTCTGGCTTCATCTAGGAAGCGCAGAAAGACTTGTTGTTTGGCGGTGATCGGCACTACAATCGGCATCGTGATATTGATTGTCATATTGGCTTTCACGGTGTTCAAAGCCAAGCGTCCGGTGACAACTTTCGACGACTTAAGCATCAAAGACCTCGACTTCTCCTTCGACATTGCCAGGCTCGCCGTGCGCTTGAACGTCACTCTGGATGTCGATGTCTCCGTCAAGAATCCCAACAAGGTCGGCTTCAAGTACTCCAACTCCACCGTCATTCTCAACTATAGAGGCGAGCTTGTCGGTGAAGCCCCTCTGCTCCCCGACAAGATATCTGCTGGCGAAACCAAGCACATGAACCTGTCGCTCACCGTCCTTGCCGACCGCTTGCTCTTCAACACTAAGCTTTACTCCGATGTCACCTCCGGTATCCTACCCTTCAACACCTACATCAAACTTCCTGGAAAAGTcaaaatccttttttttaatatccacgCCACTACGTCCTCATCTTGTGATTTCGATATCTACATCTCCAATCGAACCATTAGCGAGCAACGATGCAAATATAAGACAAAATTTTAA